DNA from Rhinatrema bivittatum chromosome 16, aRhiBiv1.1, whole genome shotgun sequence:
TGTGTAACCCTGAGACCTGGGTTACGAATCCCACTGCTTCCACCAATCATTGTGTAACCCTGAGACCTGGGTTACGAATCCCACTGCTTCCACCAATCATTGTGTAACCCTGAGACCTGGGTTACGAATCCCACTGCTTCCACCAATCATTGTGTAACCCTGAGACCTGGGTTCTGAATCCCACTGCTTCCACCAATCATTGTGTATGTAACCCTGAGACCTGGGCTCTGAATTTCACTACTTCTTCCATTTATTGTGCAACCCTGAGACCTGGGTTACGAATCCCACTGCTTCCACCAATCATTGTCTAACTCTGAAACCTGGATTCAGAAATACATCACTCAGTGACCAAGAGACCCAGATTTCAAACCCAACACTGCTACAATCATCATAAAATCGTAAAACATGGGTTCCTATCCCATTTCTCCACCAGTCTCTTTGTAATCTGGAGACCCTGTTTCCAAATCTCACTCTGCCACCAATCACTGTGCTACCTGCAGAGAAAAGCTCTAGTTCCCTTCACTACACCAATCATTGAGTAATTTCAAGATTCAAGCTTAAGTCACAGTGTCAGTGCTGTCACCTGCTCACTTAACTCTCTGGTGTTCAAACTTGGAACGCAAGCTGTCACTTTGTGATTTATTTCACTGAGCACCGATGGTTCTATATAAATATCAGATTAAGATAGCTTTATTGGCCTGACAATTTTACATGGGTTGCCAAATTAATATACAGAATGATTAATAtaaaaaaaggaagaatataaataaataacataaataaatcacTCTTTTATTACAGATCAAGTCTTTTGTTTATCCAGCACCCCAAAGTTTTTTATTCTGCTAACAAGAAGCTCAGCAGACCCCTGGATACTTTCTCCAACTCTACCATGGGCTCCCAGAGATGTGAACCTGGCCAGGGCACAGCCCTGCTCTGCCTCCTGATGTTGGCATCAATGGGGAAACCACTGCTCATTGAGCGGAATGGTTCGCAGCATGATCTTCCAGGGGATTTGACTTCTTGCCCCTCCTTCTTAGAGTTATGTGGTTCAGCAAAGGTATGGAGTCCAGGAGCTGGCTCAGACAAACAGAGAAACTAGTGTATCCAAGGAATCAAGAAGTGTCAGGAGAAAGCTCAGTATACATGATCAAAGACTGCACCtgaaggcagatctcctttacacAGAGCAGCAGCTCAACTTTGAAGAGCAGTGGAATGACCACATCGTGGTTCCAaaaaggcacgggggtaacctgaatgggaCAGCGGTTACAACCTAAAACAGAAGGCGATGGATTGACCTATAGGGGGTGGCAGCTGCGACCTTGCTGGTCAAACTGGATAGCCATTTCAGTCTTAATTTGCTATCATTTGCATATGTTGCTGTGTTACTGTTTTGCTATGTAACATGCATGATCAcaagaaggcaggtctcctttacatagcGTGTAGTATTAGAATATGAGCAAGTGGCAGGTCGCCTTTATACTATGCACATTACCTAAGCAGGCAGATAGAatgaaaatcttttaaataaataaatgaaataatatcCAACAAATATTGACTTACTGATCAATGTTCTGCCTCTGCTTTCTCCTCACAAACGTCTACATTCTTTAAGGAGACAAGGACTTTCAACATAGCAGGAGGTAAGACATGCTTTCACTTTTTATCTTGGTTTCCCTTACCATGACTTGAGTCCTCAACAACATTTTCATTATAGCTGTGAATTTCTTGGACAAGGTGCAGGGCCAGACTTTGAACCCCTCTGACTTGATCCTCTTCACCATGGCTTGTCTTCAACATCTGCTTCCAGGGTACCATATCCACCAATGACTTCTTCATCTTCTTTTGGGAAAAGGTCTCCTTCTCTTACTGTCTTGCTCCTGTTCATCATCTTCTGCAGCTTCTGGCTCACCACCTGCCTCTGTGGATTCTACTGCCTCCAGATCATCTTCTACaggtatttccctgcccaagATGGCTGACAATCTAAGTCATAAACTGAGGTAACAAAGGGTGAAATTTACTTATTTAGTGGTTAGGAGAAACAGCATTTGAATTCTGGCCTTCCTGGTTCTtaatctgctgctctaaccactaggctactcttccaatTCTTATTTTTCTGCTGGTGTTTATTCCCACCATTGTCACCCACAAATAACAAGGCATTGGGTACAATGCAATTCCATGTGATATAGTGTTTATTACAAGAGTCCATCCCACAATACTGTACATTCATATATAATATACAAACAATATACATTAAAATATATCTGCAATTTTTGTGAGTGATACAGAGGTCATGATAAATACCATTTCCCTCTCCCAAAAAAGCATCTTTAAAATGTTTGATAGGTAATTCAGATGGCAATCAAAATAAATGCATCTTTGCTCCACCTCTATTTCTGGTGCCGAAGGAGAAACTGGAATTACTAAATGTCACCTGCAGAGTCGCCTGTAGGCCGGAGTGGTTACACCAGACTAAGGACAGCTCCGGCCTCTTATACAGAGTCATGCGTAGTGGTGCACATAGGGCGAGAGATTAGTAGTTGTGCACCACTGATCGTGCTACTTGAAAGCTTCTGCACATGTGTAAAACAAGAATGGATACATGTGAGTTATATTTGCATAGACCACTCCAGCTCTTAAACTCAGGAGCATGAagatgcatctcatgcatattcattagaagAGAGAAACCCCAACGACTGGTTTTAAGAACCACTGCTGTATAGTGAAATGCACTTGCTCTGAGCATCCAGTGGAGTTGTAGTTCACATCACTTGGTGAAAGGACTGTCAGTGTGGGAcatggagatatatatatatataagtataagTGATAGCCCATGATACTTAGCTTCTGGTATCCCCTGCCATCACTTGTGGGGGTAGAGCAGATCCCAATTGGGTGGGAAGGAATCCCAAATGAAAAGCAAGTTCTGAAACACTATCAGAATCTATGCTTTTTGTGCAAATATTCTTTCAAATATTGCTCTCCTGAAAGCCCTTTTCACCTCATTGTTCCTCAGGCTGTAGATGAAGGGGTTGAGCATGGGGACCAGGATACAATACATCACACTGGCCACCTTTTCTTTGGTGAGAAAGTTGCTGTTTGAGGGACGGAAATACATAAATATGGTGGTCCCAAAGTAGATGGTCACTACTacaaggtgggaggagcaggttgAGAAGGCTTTGCTCCTCCTCTCCGCAGAATGCATCTTCAGGATGACAGTGATGATCCAGACATACGAGATGAGAATGACGCTGAAGGAACCCATGACCACCAAGGTCCCCTCAATAAAGATGACCATTTCATTGAGAAAAGTGTCTGAGCATGACAGCTTGAAGAGCGGAGTCATCTCACAAAGGAAGTGGTTGATTTCATTTGGTCCACAAAAGGACAGCCTGGAGGTCAACACAGTTTGTAAGATGGCATCCAAGTTAGCAGTCACCCATAATCCAACCACCAGCTGGATGCAGAGCCTCTTTTTCATTAACATGGTGTAGTGCAATGGGTTGCAGATGGCCACGTAGCGGTCAAAAGCCATGACTGCCAAAAGGAAGTCTTCTGCACTGGTGAAATTCCAGAAAAAGTACACCTGAGCCATGCAGCCAGTGAAGGATATGGTCTTCTTCTCCACTAAGAAGTTTTTCAGCATCTGAGGGACTGTGACCAAGGTTAGGCAGATGTCCAAGAAGGAGAGGTTGCCCAAGAAGAAGTACATGGGGTTGTGAAGCTGGGGATTGAGGCTGAGGATGGCGATGATGATGGAGTTCCCCACTAAGGCGATCAGCATTGTGAGCATAAACACTGCAAAGAGAGCCATCTGGTATTGGGGGAGGTCAGAAAATCCCAAGAGGATAAACTCAGTTGTCTGGTTCTCCTTGACCACTTGATTCATTTTCTTGCAGAGATCAGGACAAGGTTAgaagagaaagggcacacaggatGATGCAGCGTGGAGTATGGTAACCTTATTGGTCCTGGTGAGATCTGGATCATTAGTGGGCTTTCATACCTCTTAGTGTACCAACATCAGAAATTATCTCATGATAATGTGTACGAGATGGCAAGGCCATACGTGTTCTGCAGAAGAGACCAGTGTAGCTTCATAAGCTCATATAGAACATAATCTTATATAATTCATACACTGAGCCAATGCAAATTATTACACAATAAGAACTCATTCACTGGATTGGAAGTCAAGTaggcagggaaagaaaaattcacCTGACAATTGTGCAAGGTCGATTTTGGTACCagtaataggaaaaaaaattataaattggcAGATTATAGATGGAtagaaaatgttttgttatttttcaatattttttttacgatttattgttattgtttatatgtgattattttattccttttattcttttaatttgttatcttgtaaaccgttggGATGGAATGTTttctaaacgacggtatataaacctgacaaataaataaatccacaagATAAAAAGATCAACATGGAAACTCTTTAGTCCATTTCCAGAATTCTTCTCCTGGCAAAGATAGGCTGAAAATTCCCAAAATGTTGTTTATGCCAGAGCTATCAATACTCCCATGCaaagacaaaattaaaaaatcaaagaATTATTACTCACCATATTTTTCTACTCAGATTTGGGTCTGCTTCAAGGAGACACAGTTTTGTGGTAAAATTACTTATAGGTTTTGggctttgcatacatttgaacCCTTTCCACTTGCATTCCCCATCTTGAATTGAAGCACGCATGTGGAAATAAGTTTTTGTCCTTGTATGCCCAAATAACCAGAACCTGATGCGAAAGCAAGAGGTCACCCCTATATAAAAACGAAATTTCATTTTAGGCGTTGCATAACACAGAAATTAACATCCCCTGCTCCGCCCACCCCTCTAAGAAAATAATTTCACATTTGTGTCCGAGGTAATTACTTCACAATCAACCCTAGGCCTCTCGGTAAGGGGGGTACACAGGTGACTTTCTCACTTTGCAGATCATTTTGTGAGAATCTGCTGTGGTTCTCCCTCCTGTGAAACCTTCTGAGGAAGTTCTTAATGCCAAATATTTTAGGCGGGGACAGATCGGTCAGAATGTGGAGGCGGTTTTCATGAgcaggtgggaaaaaaaaagtccccaaAAACATTTGTACAACACTAGAGAGAAATGATGAGAATCAGAACTGTGATGAAATCCCCTAAGTGCATCCCCCTACCCAGTACAACATTTAGCTGGGGAAGCCACAGTCAATATCTGGGCTTAGACCTACAAGTCTCGGGCATGGATcctctgttgggggggggagagaggaaggattaTTTTCAAAGCCCAAGGTGTTTTACTGACATCGCATCAAGGAAACCCTTGACAAAAGGGATGGTGTTCCAAAATCAAAAGTCTTTACAAATCTCAGTGTTGCCAGCGGTGCATTCTGTAGGCACTGAGAATCCACAAATAGGTACGGAGATGTATCAAGGTGGCTTTTGGATCCTTGCTGTTACTCCCTCTTTTTCCTGAGGTTTGAGGATCTCATGGACAGACGCTGGGCTTCCTGCCTCCCACGGACTCCTGTTGGTACCTGATTCTCCAACTCTTGAACCTTTCTTCTgcactccttcctcctcctctgctctgggCACCCAGCACTGGACAGGCAGCTCGCTCTTCATTCATTCCACACCCCTGGGCAGACACCCGACACTCACTTCTCAGTGTCCCTGTGAGGATCTGCGTTCAGACACAGAACCTGGACCAGGGGTCTTATCCAGTGAAAAGCAAAGCCAGGGTGAGAAGTTTACTCCTTTGGAGCAGGCAAACTCTCCACCTCACTAGCAAAGTATCAGAAGCACCTCCACAGGAAACTGTATGTGTGACCCTCTCCTACTCTCACTATCAGACTCGGAAGGTCAGAAGGCAGGGCTCACCCCTTTCCCAAACTCCTTCAGAGAGATGGGTTATTGCacggctctctctttctcaacttCAAACCCTCTGACCAGACTATTCTTGGGCTTCTCTGTGCAAACTCTGGACTACCATCATGGCCCCTTCTAGAGAGGAATTCCATAGCAAACGATAGAGTCCACTCACTGCGGTACCAGCCTCAATACGTCCTATGAAAAAGCAGTTGGTGGCGAGAAGACTGAAGGCAGATATGATAGAGCAGGAGTTCCCAACCTTTCACGGATCATAGATCCTTTTTCAGCTTCAAAAAGTTTCATTCGTCCTGTATTAGGAGGATTTAGGGACAGTGGCTCACAAGACACCTTGACGTGAACAAGTAGGGATAGTCGGATGGAAACTGGGACACATCAGAAACAATTCAGTGAATTGCTTAAGCATAAATGACTATTACAGTGCCAAAGATTATTGAATTCAAAGAAAAGTTATGCTAGGCTGTTTTGCTTGCTGAGTATTGCTGAGCTCCGAGAGAAATTTAAGggaggcttaagaacataaggacataagaacctgccatgctgggtcagaccaagggtccatcaagcccagcatcctgtttccaacagtggccaaaccaggccacaagaacctggcaattacccaaacaccaagaagatcccaggctactgatgccagtaacagcagtggctattccctaagtcaacttgttcAGGAGAGAAGTTTTACTGGCAAGCAGTAAAGATGCAAATGTGGTAGAAAACTGCTTTTTTAACATATTGCTGTGAAATACTTATGTAGACGTATATCCCTTTCGTGTGGGTTCTCCTTTTGCCTTTGCATAGCTCTTGCAGTCACTGCTTTTAGCAGGAAACTTCATTTTTAACCAGAAATGGAGGAACGAACAGAATTACCTTCTGCTTTAGTAAAGTTAAACAACATTTAGTCCCTTGTGTCTTTCCAGATTCGGCTGAGttgtaacagagaaaaaaaagaaagaactgtGCAGGAGCCGTTCAAAGATCTCAGTCTCTGACACCTTATAAAAGAAAGCGTAAGCGAGAAAGGAAGGTGGAACGGATGGAAGAGCCTTGGAACTGATCCGACCCCGGCGCTGAAGTCCTCACCCCCCTGGGAGAGAGACCCTGCTCTCACTGATACTGACTGGGGCTGCCGTCCACACCTGCTTGAAGGGGACCCATGGTGAGCCCGTAACTCACCTGATTGTTTACAGAACAATCCTTATAAAataccttttctttctctctttctcttttagaCCATTCTCATAAGTGGTCATTGGTAATCAGCTTGTTTATCCAAATATTGCTTTTGCTTATATTGCATTTACCACAACCGTAGCTTTTTTGTTAAAATCATTACTTTTGCCACATGATACGCACacatattatattattattattattattattattatattattgtgTGTGCGCTTTATTTCCACTGAGCAACACCCAAAGGTTAAAGGTATAAAATATTTTGACAGACCCCCCCCTCCATACACTTctctttaaaatttgcatgccataacaaaagaaataatgataTGCGCTCAAGAATCATTCATAATTGGAATAAACTGAACACatacagggagggcaatttccaaagctatttaaagATTTGCCCTCATAATTAAAGGTTGGGGCCATTCCACCTTCCAGTCTCATTACTTCTCCCCTCTCTCTACTGTCAGCCGCAGTCcaatctcctctcttcttcctttcagCCATTCTACTCACTTTTTTGGTGCagttctcctctcccctctctctggcAGCAGTGGGGAATGTTTCTCACTGCTGGGGATAACCCAGGCTTCCTCTGCTTTCCTCGGGGTGcagcagaggctgaaaagctCCTGGAAGTCACGATCagccccttctcttcccccacgTGCAGCAGGGGGTTTACAACAGGACCCTCTCTTCCCTAGCTCTGCTGAACATTCGGGGCAGTGCGGTTTGTATGAGTGCAACGGGTGTAAGCGGcccctctctgtccctcctcctcctcctcctcctggcttgTAGAAATGAGAGGTGAAGTTTTCGGGGACATAATATAGGCCCCATTGTCATtctggcctgtggcagcagctcagcCAATCACAGGCGGCAGGAGTCTTTGTTGCATCGGCACAGGAGAATTTTaagtggaaagaaagttctagaacaagaggtcatgataggAGGCTCAGCAGGGGTAGGCGAGGGAGTAAtggggaaatatttttttctggaaCGGACTTCCAGGGCAGATGGTGGAGGCCAAGGCAGCAGCAGTATTTCAGGATCCCCAGCTgcgaggaagggaggagagagccGGAGATTCCTGAAGCAGGGTCTGAAGATGAAGGGGCAGAGACCAGGTGGACCTCATGCTCCTTATTCCCCGTCATTGTCTACATTTCCATACATCATACATCTCGCCCACAAGGAACACAGATCCCTAGTCACAGAAAATCAGATTATACCACAGGAAACCTTTTCCCCAAAAATACTTTTGCAGCTGACTGGGGCTCCTTCTGTGTGGACAGTGGACTTCATGTTATGCCCTCAGTCTATGTTTGGAtccttcattatttatttatttgtttgtttgtttaattgaCGTGATTTATATATCCccaatccacaaatctcagcaatttccaaattacatacataatacaaTCACATACAACATAATTAATATGGGGTAgattgcttattacggtggttactaccctaaagcaattaagcctgttacatcactttgaatacatatacagcactgctctttgcttcaacggcaggggggaatgtggaaaacaggatttacattcagacaacatccaacaaggcatgaaTCTGTgtagtcggggtaaacaagcatcggggtaacttgcttgatgtggcagttactacccttaaccattaagccttacgattcacctttgatgcaactccaacattactctctgcatcaatgacagggggtgGCGGgacatttgaatcaaacagttaccaacaagggccctgaaattggtggttggtgaattgtgaaacagataagtatgggaaaataagtgtgggagcttgctgggcagactggatgggccaattggtctttttctgccctcatttctatgtttctatgttaatataaaaacaataacaataatcaaaatattaaacatacataaatataaaatgaatggagaataaatagcAAAGAACAACACAAAATTACTGCTCAAGCTATGCTGAGAAATTTATATTGCCTTGAATGAAATGCAAGGAAATCAAGTAGAAAAACAAGTTTTAAGAAGCTTTCTGAAATGAAGATCTGAAGCAAAGCATGAATGCCCATATGACAAGTCTAGTTTACATTACACTTGCATGCTATTAATTAGTGCAGTCATATATTGTATACCAAACTTTATGACAAACATCTTGTCGCTCTACAAGTCTGCTACAGAAAAAGATTACTGTACAATAGTAATGTGAATAATTCTTTTGGTAAACACATTAAGCACTGACCTCCTAAGCACTAGCAAATATAGAAGACCAGGGCTGCTATCACATTTGCAAGAAAAGCTAATTCCATTAGCTCATTGCTCACTCTGCGCAGCTGGTCAGATAAACCTAAACAGGAATATATAACCTCCATCTAAGCTTTATATCACCCGAAGTTTATTTGCTCCAGGAATTTAGTCAAATTGAAATCTTTTGCAGGGCATGCCTCATGTGTTATGTTTTATTTGCTTTCGTTAAGTGCCTGTTTTCTGTTGGTTATTTATTTGTGACATTTTTTGGTCTATGCCAAATGTTTATTTtaagagttctttttttttttttattttgctctcaCTGATGATGTTCTACGTTGTTTAATTTGGGATTCTTTCCAAGGTTAACAGCCCATTCACAAGGTTGATGTAACTTGCTTGCACCATAGCAATAACTACATTAACTACATTAAATAATCTTTAGAACTCCCAGTTTGGTACGAATTACGAGGTGCTCTTTTCTATAGATAACATTATTCATACATTGTGCCCAGCTGCACTGCCTTCTAGGAGAACAACACAAAGAAAGTATGTACAATGGCTTGACACCACGATCATATGAAAAGAGTCAGTGATGGAACCAGGGGttagaactgagacacagggagataaagtgactctccagggtcacacacagagtcagtgacagagctggggattagaactgagacacagggagataaagtgactcccccagggtcacacacacagagtcagagacagagccggggattagagctgaggcacagggagataaagtgacgcctccagggtcacacacagagtcagtgacagagctggggattagaactgacacacagggagataaagtgactctcccAGGTTTACACacagaatcagtgacagagctggagattagaactgaggcacagggagataaagtgactcccccagggtcacacacacagagtcagagacagagctggggattagagctgaggcacagggaaataaagtgactctcccagggtcacacacagagtcagtaacagagccggggattagagctgaggcacagagagataaagtgactcccccagggttacacacacagagtcagagacagagctggggattagagctgaggcacagggagataaagtgactcccccagggtcacgcacagagagtcagtgacagaggtgAGGATTAGAACTCATTGAGTCATAGACTTCTTCCATAGATCTGAACCCTAGGCTGCAATCTGTGCTCATTACTTCTGTGGAGGGTGCTTGATAAAACCTGAAAATGACCCATGCGAACAGTTTGAGGCTTAAACCCAAAAGCAATATGAAAGTTTTATTATACAACTTCATACCTGAGGAAACTGCTGGCCACAGGATCTGCACTGTGTCCCTCAGACCTGCCTCAAGGCCGTGctctctgctttaaaaaaaacttacTTTGCAACAGATTTCACCAGATTTGGGAGGGGAGACAGGGAAGAGGAACCCTCAACTCAAACTGTATAAGTGAGAATAATCTCCAATTTAGCAGTCAGATTGTAAGCTCATGGGGGCAGGAACACCCCTCTTCTCTGTGACTGCAGGGAGTGCATTCCTTGTGCATTAAATATGTGTGCTGACTGATTCCCCCTACATCCACACTTtgctcaagaaaaataaaacaattatattTCCCTCCTACAGAATCAGCATtcctacagaaaaaaatgaaagaataagTACTATTTTTACATATAAGAACAAAATACTAATTACGCCTTGCTGTGTGCACACTATATAAAGAGAAATTCTTAATTCTCCTCTCTCCACTGGCAGAGACTGCTCTTCTTATGCTGTCAAGAATTAAAAACTTACCACATGCCCAGGACGTTTTCAACCTGTGCTCCCATCTGTaacaaattcattaaaaaaaatattttttacatctAGCCTGAGCAGAAACATGCACCCtccctgcttaaaaaaaaataaaataaaataacactgaGTTTTAAAAGCAAGAGAGGACTATTTGTATTCAAGCTCAGAGCTCACTTCTATAGTGGCGAAGGAAAATGCAGTGGCAGACCCTTTAGGAGCTACCGAGGGTAGTTAAATATTTTTCCATGCCCCCAAGAGGGGGTGAAGCCTTCTGGGGCTCCCAGAACTGATGCGAGAGAGCTCAGCACACCTGCGCACTCCCTCTCGGCAATTAAGCATTGAACTTTTGGGACTGGCCCGGTGGCTTGCCATGCAGAAATCCCTGGTTTAACTGCAGAGCTGCTGGGACTGGGAATGGCGTGGGGGGAATGTCCACTGCCTCCCAGGGAGGGGAAGTCTCTGTCTGACTTAGGGTGCATGGGTACTGGGCTCTGAAGGGAGCTGGGAGCTGTGTCCCTGGCTATGGACGGTTACTACAAAGACTGCCCTAGGGACAATGATAAAAATAGGGAGAGAGGAAACACCCCAGGTAGTTGGGAATTAAGGTTCATGGCACTTTAGTTCAGTCTAgactggttctgattgaactgaAAACCCCCAAAATAGCAGAAGCAAACTGCctggcaaaaaaaaccaaaatgagtTTTATGTCTGAAGCTATTGGATTTTACTGGTTATTATTGGTTTCTAAAGTTGGGATGAGTCTGCACTCATGGGAGCGGCCATGTTTGCCGAGATGACATCACAGGCAGACCACAAATTGCAATTCATTTGGTCACTGGaatatttttttataactttatatTTATAAGGCTCAAACTTACATTAACAAGCGATTAGATTCATACAAATGTActttgtggtaagctgagatgTTAGAGAGGCTGCTGCTTTCTGATCCAAACCTTCATTCCTGCAGTCATTCCCAATGAATATTTGTGTTAATATattccatcctccctccccctctatggGAAGCGTTTCCTCTGCCAGGGTAGATTGTCATTCTTATGgagaaaattcctaaaataaaTGGGGAGGTATTTTTAAGGGAATGTTTTTGGGTTTGATTTTTCCTGACAATCACACATTagagagggagggtggaagaATATGAGAGAAAGACAATAAAACACCCCAGAGACATAAACAATGCTCATGAAGCATTTCTCAATGGAAAGGCAGGGAacagactcaggagcaacattagaaaatatttcttcatggagagagtggcgGAGGACTGGATCGGCCGCTCGAGGGCAGGGAAGGAGGCAAAATACAATCCCATGTGATACAGTGTTTATTACATGAGTTTATCCAACAATGCTGTACATTCATATATAGTGTGCAAACAATATAATTAAATTACCtgagattttttttgtgtgattaTAATGACCCATttattaattaatgtatttatttgtacaaTCACTTTTATACCGCAAAGTCGTAATATATCGATGTGGTTTTCAAAGTTAAAATACAGAcataaaatctaaaacaaaataaacacagtTTTGTTCCTCCCTCTGTTTTTGGtgctgaagaaaaaacaaaagttacCATATTTTTCACTGTAGGCTGGAGTGATTACACTGGTCTAAAGATGGCCCCAGCCTCCTGTACAATGTCGTGAATGGTGCTGCATGCAGGGCGAAAGATCGGCAGTTGTGCATCTAAGTCCAATGTGCCCTATGAAAATTTCTGTGCATGAAAAACAAGAATCGATACACGAGTTATATTTACATAAACCACTCCATTTCTTAGATTCAGGGACATGCAGatatatctcttgcatattaATTAGGGATAGCTGTATAAGTATGAAGGGACAGAGGATATGAAGACATCTAGATGTAAATCATTATCGAAAGCTAGCTCACACTGTCAAGTGAACtggtcggttggaccattagatgacagaggggttaaaggggctcttagggaagataaggccattgcagaaagactaaattaattctttgcttccatgtttactaatgaggatgttggggagataacagttccggatatggttttcaagggtgatgagttaaacaaactgaacgaaatcactgtgaacctgg
Protein-coding regions in this window:
- the LOC115078572 gene encoding olfactory receptor 1F1-like: MNQVVKENQTTEFILLGFSDLPQYQMALFAVFMLTMLIALVGNSIIIAILSLNPQLHNPMYFFLGNLSFLDICLTLVTVPQMLKNFLVEKKTISFTGCMAQVYFFWNFTSAEDFLLAVMAFDRYVAICNPLHYTMLMKKRLCIQLVVGLWVTANLDAILQTVLTSRLSFCGPNEINHFLCEMTPLFKLSCSDTFLNEMVIFIEGTLVVMGSFSVILISYVWIITVILKMHSAERRSKAFSTCSSHLVVVTIYFGTTIFMYFRPSNSNFLTKEKVASVMYCILVPMLNPFIYSLRNNEVKRAFRRAIFERIFAQKA